A genomic segment from Methanolobus zinderi encodes:
- a CDS encoding cysteine desulfurase family protein gives MLDKMIYLDNAASTRLDEKVLEAMKPYYFDIYAVATSEFGYSMGIDAKEALQESRQTIASSIGASAEEIVFTSGDTESSNMAIKGVAAALLNKKDKHIIVSKLEDFPVLNTAKAFEKNGYKVDYISVDSEGILDLEELKNAITENTALVSIQHANQEIGTLQDIEAIANICKEKGVLLHSDATHSYTRVPIDVSKVPVDLLTMSAHTIHGPRGVGALYIREGTPINKWMDGGFQESNRRAGLENIPGAVGFAKAVELVTPEENEFLKSLRDHIIKRAEEEIPDVTLNGSRSQRVPHNANITFHYVEGESMTLHLDMRGFAVSTGSACFSRSLEASHVILGIGGDHERAHGSLRFTFGRYNTKEDVDAIIDAVGEIVEQLRAISPLYEKK, from the coding sequence ATGTTAGACAAGATGATTTATCTGGACAATGCAGCAAGCACACGTCTTGACGAGAAAGTGCTTGAAGCCATGAAGCCCTATTATTTTGATATATATGCAGTAGCAACTTCCGAATTCGGATACTCTATGGGAATCGATGCCAAAGAAGCCCTCCAGGAATCCAGGCAGACAATAGCTTCTTCCATCGGAGCTTCCGCCGAAGAGATAGTTTTCACATCAGGTGATACGGAATCCAGTAATATGGCCATCAAAGGTGTTGCTGCAGCACTCCTGAACAAGAAGGATAAGCATATAATTGTTTCAAAGCTCGAGGATTTTCCGGTACTCAACACCGCCAAGGCTTTCGAGAAAAACGGGTATAAAGTAGATTATATCAGTGTTGATTCCGAGGGTATCCTTGATCTTGAAGAGCTCAAAAATGCTATTACAGAGAACACGGCCCTGGTATCCATACAACATGCTAACCAGGAGATAGGCACCTTGCAAGATATTGAGGCCATAGCAAATATCTGCAAGGAAAAAGGAGTACTTCTGCATTCGGATGCCACCCATAGTTACACAAGGGTTCCCATAGACGTCAGTAAAGTTCCTGTTGATCTTCTGACCATGTCAGCTCACACCATACACGGTCCCAGAGGGGTCGGAGCACTATATATCAGAGAGGGCACACCCATAAACAAATGGATGGATGGTGGTTTCCAGGAATCCAACCGTCGTGCGGGTCTTGAGAATATCCCGGGTGCGGTAGGTTTTGCCAAAGCGGTCGAACTTGTTACACCTGAGGAAAATGAGTTCCTGAAATCCCTCAGAGATCATATCATAAAGAGAGCCGAGGAAGAGATCCCTGATGTTACACTGAACGGCAGTCGTAGCCAGAGAGTACCGCACAATGCCAATATAACATTCCATTACGTGGAAGGGGAATCCATGACACTCCACCTTGATATGCGTGGATTTGCTGTAAGTACCGGTTCTGCATGTTTTAGCCGCTCCCTTGAAGCAAGCCATGTGATACTCGGTATCGGAGGAGATCACGAAAGGGCACATGGATCACTGCGCTTTACCTTTGGAAGGTACAACACTAAAGAGGACGTCGATGCGATAATCGATGCTGTCGGTGAAATCGTGGAACAGCTCAGGGCAATCAGCCCGTTATATGAAAAGAAATAA
- a CDS encoding iron-sulfur cluster assembly scaffold protein has product MKFPYSKKVLEHFQNPRNVGKMEDADGKGLEGSPACGDMVAVYLKVNEDTKVIEDVKFESYGCASNIATASIITELAKGKTLEEAKNISWKQATEELGGLPPVKAHCSVLAVEGLRAAIRDYEEKHGLVSAKEPTTENVVRSRLKHVMNPMAGLDIVRTELVTKIDVEDGNVRILLDLPSNHQFAAAIKEDILEKIESLWDVKEVKVVFTE; this is encoded by the coding sequence ATGAAGTTTCCATACAGCAAAAAGGTTCTTGAACATTTCCAGAATCCGAGAAACGTAGGAAAAATGGAAGATGCAGATGGAAAAGGGCTGGAAGGCAGCCCGGCCTGTGGTGACATGGTGGCAGTGTACCTGAAAGTAAATGAAGATACAAAGGTCATCGAGGATGTGAAATTCGAATCCTATGGATGTGCTTCCAACATTGCAACCGCTTCGATAATAACAGAACTTGCCAAGGGCAAGACTCTGGAAGAAGCCAAGAACATATCATGGAAACAGGCCACAGAAGAGCTTGGTGGCCTTCCACCTGTAAAAGCCCACTGTTCAGTGCTTGCTGTCGAAGGCTTAAGGGCCGCCATAAGGGATTATGAGGAAAAGCACGGTCTTGTAAGTGCCAAGGAACCGACAACGGAAAATGTTGTCCGAAGCCGCCTCAAGCATGTTATGAACCCCATGGCCGGACTTGATATTGTCCGGACCGAACTGGTGACCAAGATCGATGTTGAGGACGGTAATGTCCGCATCCTCCTTGATCTGCCTTCAAACCATCAGTTTGCTGCGGCCATCAAAGAGGATATCCTTGAAAAGATCGAATCACTGTGGGATGTTAAAGAAGTAAAGGTAGTCTTTACAGAGTGA
- a CDS encoding carbonate dehydratase: protein MILQNPDEQEPKISDSAWISETAIIIGDVTIGDNVYVAHNAVIRADEPGSSIVIEDNCNVQDNVIIHGLSNSRVTIGKNTSLAHACIIHGPCVIGEKSFVGFGAVVFDCTIGDNNLILHNSTVRKVNIPEGKVIPDGATVTEQEEVIQLKDIDSEQLDFKKSVIKANLHLVDGYTKLSKDN, encoded by the coding sequence ATGATACTTCAAAATCCAGATGAACAAGAACCAAAAATAAGTGACAGTGCATGGATATCCGAGACCGCGATAATTATCGGGGATGTGACAATAGGTGACAATGTTTACGTTGCACACAACGCGGTAATCCGGGCTGATGAACCGGGTTCATCGATTGTGATAGAAGACAATTGCAATGTACAGGATAACGTAATAATCCATGGTCTTTCAAATTCCAGGGTCACAATAGGAAAGAATACATCCCTTGCACATGCCTGTATCATACACGGGCCCTGTGTCATAGGGGAAAAATCATTTGTGGGTTTCGGAGCAGTGGTATTTGATTGTACTATAGGTGATAACAACCTGATACTGCACAACTCAACCGTACGCAAGGTGAATATCCCAGAAGGAAAAGTGATACCCGATGGTGCGACTGTAACGGAGCAGGAAGAGGTAATTCAGCTTAAGGACATAGATTCGGAACAGCTTGATTTCAAAAAGTCGGTTATTAAAGCAAACCTGCATCTGGTTGATGGATACACTAAACTTTCAAAAGATAACTGA
- a CDS encoding toll/interleukin-1 receptor domain-containing protein yields the protein MIYTLYISHSEEDEFLAGEISQTLWAVNLESLSSYNKGGYITAGQKIHFGINRCDCMVVLLTKKGASSAQVNQEIGLASGHNCLLIPLAEEGVELPVLIRHMNPIRFSQGNIDDAIGKMVYTIRELTKLEWLKIKCPHCREEMTQYMTPQEQIDTAILANADLETMCSYCESKIFLNPRTLKPEK from the coding sequence ATGATCTATACGTTGTATATATCTCACAGTGAAGAGGATGAGTTTCTTGCAGGTGAAATTTCACAGACTTTGTGGGCCGTGAATCTGGAAAGTCTTAGCTCTTACAACAAAGGGGGCTATATCACAGCCGGGCAAAAGATACATTTCGGAATCAACCGGTGTGACTGCATGGTGGTTCTGCTAACTAAAAAAGGTGCATCCTCCGCGCAGGTAAATCAGGAGATAGGTCTTGCATCCGGACATAACTGTCTGCTTATACCGCTGGCTGAGGAAGGCGTTGAGTTGCCTGTACTTATACGTCATATGAATCCTATCAGGTTCTCGCAGGGAAACATTGACGATGCTATCGGAAAAATGGTCTATACTATAAGGGAATTAACAAAACTGGAATGGCTTAAGATAAAGTGTCCTCATTGCAGAGAAGAGATGACCCAGTATATGACACCTCAGGAACAGATAGATACTGCAATACTGGCTAACGCTGATCTGGAAACCATGTGTAGTTATTGCGAAAGCAAGATCTTCCTGAATCCAAGAACATTAAAACCCGAAAAATAA
- a CDS encoding winged helix-turn-helix transcriptional regulator has protein sequence MTEDSIDEVPKWIVSVDRRLILVEYLKTNKIAKASDIAQKTNRSVQNISRALKEFESRGLLECLTPEKSTWKRYVLTDSGRQVLKKMDGKYF, from the coding sequence ATGACTGAAGATTCGATAGATGAAGTACCGAAATGGATCGTAAGTGTGGACCGCCGACTTATATTAGTTGAATATCTGAAGACTAATAAGATTGCAAAGGCTTCTGATATTGCCCAGAAGACAAACAGGTCTGTACAGAATATCAGCAGGGCGCTTAAGGAGTTTGAAAGCAGAGGCCTGCTTGAATGTCTTACTCCTGAAAAAAGCACATGGAAGAGGTATGTACTAACTGATTCCGGCAGGCAGGTTCTCAAAAAAATGGATGGTAAGTATTTTTGA
- a CDS encoding DUF2284 domain-containing protein — MKQDISIQEAKKIRSSQEIIDRAEKLGLETYILDASDIPVEDRGRLKCAYGCRGYGKRLSCPPHTISINEFRRILQEYSTAILLIEEFDMSDEEDILKAWSRLRKPSFHKMLELEYEAFRKGFTYAQLLRPGACNECDTCADKCIKPEVRRFPPEAVGINLIKLTEKLGLDIRFCDPKHVKCVGILLLE, encoded by the coding sequence GTGAAACAGGATATTTCCATACAGGAAGCGAAAAAGATCCGTAGTTCGCAGGAAATAATTGACAGGGCCGAAAAGCTCGGCCTTGAAACTTACATTCTGGATGCTTCTGATATCCCTGTCGAGGACAGGGGCAGACTGAAATGCGCCTACGGATGCAGGGGATATGGCAAACGACTCAGTTGCCCTCCCCATACTATTTCTATTAATGAGTTCAGACGCATATTACAAGAATACAGCACTGCTATTTTACTGATCGAAGAATTCGATATGTCTGATGAAGAAGATATTCTCAAAGCCTGGTCAAGGCTAAGAAAACCGAGTTTCCATAAAATGCTTGAACTGGAATATGAGGCTTTCAGAAAGGGTTTCACCTATGCACAACTGCTGCGGCCTGGTGCATGCAATGAGTGTGATACCTGTGCGGATAAGTGTATAAAGCCCGAAGTCAGACGTTTTCCACCGGAGGCTGTGGGAATTAACCTGATTAAACTAACTGAAAAGCTTGGATTAGACATCAGGTTCTGTGATCCAAAACACGTCAAATGTGTGGGGATATTGCTGCTTGAATGA
- the msrA gene encoding peptide-methionine (S)-S-oxide reductase MsrA, giving the protein MKYDRPDLADGHPNAGISKEGYDSGGHIIDSSRPGDRDTGNHHGSAYDISDIKEKMLESGYEIATFAAGSFWRAEAIFRKVQGVIATAVGFMGGSVKFPTYEQVSEGNTGHVEAVQVVFDPQKVRYEKLLELFWVLHNPTVSGEEGPEVQSQYRSVIFYHNERQRDLAVSSKKKQESSGKFKRSIATEIVPATRFYKAREYHQQYYEKMDGGKKLR; this is encoded by the coding sequence ATGAAATACGACCGGCCAGATCTTGCTGATGGTCATCCCAATGCAGGTATCAGCAAAGAGGGTTATGATTCCGGGGGTCATATCATCGACAGCTCCCGTCCCGGGGACAGGGATACCGGAAATCACCATGGGTCAGCTTATGATATCTCCGATATTAAAGAAAAGATGCTTGAAAGCGGATATGAAATAGCAACCTTTGCAGCAGGCAGTTTCTGGAGAGCAGAGGCAATATTCAGGAAAGTGCAGGGTGTAATTGCCACTGCTGTAGGATTTATGGGAGGATCGGTGAAGTTTCCCACGTATGAGCAGGTAAGTGAAGGAAATACCGGACATGTTGAAGCCGTTCAGGTGGTGTTTGATCCTCAAAAGGTAAGATATGAAAAACTCCTGGAACTTTTCTGGGTACTACACAATCCCACAGTCTCCGGTGAAGAGGGGCCGGAGGTACAGAGTCAGTACAGGTCCGTTATTTTCTACCATAATGAAAGACAGCGGGATCTCGCTGTAAGTTCAAAGAAAAAGCAGGAAAGTTCGGGAAAATTCAAACGGAGCATAGCCACCGAGATAGTTCCTGCAACACGATTCTATAAAGCAAGGGAGTATCATCAGCAGTACTATGAGAAGATGGACGGTGGCAAGAAACTGCGTTGA